From Solibaculum mannosilyticum:
AGTTACTGTCTTGCCCATCTAGCTCAATGGATGCACTCCATTCCTCGAAAAAGGAAGCAAAATCTATCCACCAAAATTTAAGTAAAACCCCCCCATTGTTCTAGAACAATGGGGGTGTTTTACTCCTATCTAATTTTTAGGCAACATAGAAGAAATCCACTGCTTTTGTTTTGCGTCATCATTATCGTACAACAAAGGTGACGCCTTCTTTACGGGGTGTAGGATTCGGCTGTTCCTTCGGCAGCCCCACCGTTACACAGCACATAATCCTATAATCTCCGGAGACTCCCAGACGTTTAACCATTTGTCTGCCTTTCTCCCCATCGACATAAGGATCTGCCAGACCGATATAGCAGGAGCCAAGACCCATAGCATGGGCGGCAATTTGGATATTCTCAGCCGCTACTGCACAATCCTGTATCGCGTATTTACTGTAGGCTGGACCGCACACGACAAATACAGTAGGGGCATGGAAAAACACA
This genomic window contains:
- a CDS encoding nitroreductase family protein encodes the protein MNQVIRSILKRRSVRQYDKEQITEEQLQVLLQTAAMAPNAYDRQERVTVAVQNRALLDEISKDVQTMLLSDPLYREEASVPDFHVFFHAPTVFVVCGPAYSKYAIQDCAVAAENIQIAAHAMGLGSCYIGLADPYVDGEKGRQMVKRLGVSGDYRIMCCVTVGLPKEQPNPTPRKEGVTFVVR